The sequence CCTCCCAGTCTGATGGTTGTAATTTTTTGTCTTTTGCTCTTTGAGCAAAATCTTTTACTTCGGCACCAATCTGTGATAAAGATTTACTGTCTGCAAATCTTACAACCGGAACCAATAAGCCTTCATCTACTGCTACTGCTACGCCAATATTAATATGATCATTGTAACGGATAAAGTCGCCCATCCAGCTACTATTGATTTTTGGATGCTTTTTCAAAGCCATAGCTGTTGCCTTCACCACTAAATCGTTAAAGCTGACTTTTACTGTTGCTACTTCATTGATTTTAGTTCTTGCTGCAATGGCTGCATCCATGTCAATTTGCATGGTTAAGTAAAAATGCGGTGCAGTAAACAAGCTTTCACTCAAACGCTTGGCAATTACTTTACGCATTTGTGAAACAGGAACATCGGTAAAGCTTACTTGTCCAACAACTGCATTGCTGATTGCAGGCGCTGCAGATTTTGCAGCAGGTGCAGATGCAGCAACAGCCGTAGCAGGCGTATACTGATCAATATCTATTTTAGTAATTCTTCCATTGTCACCTGACCCTTTCACATATTTAAGATCAATTCCTTTTTCCGCTGCAATTCTTTTGGCCAAAGGAGAAGCAAAAATTCTACCTGTATTCACTACAGCTGGTTCAGACACTGGTGCTGCCACAGAGGCTGGTGTTGCCTGTGCTGGTGTAGGAGCTGCTGTAGCCGGTGCTGCCACAGAAGCGGTAGAACCAGATCCTGCTTTAACAGCTGCTACAATTCCCGCCACATCCAATCCATCCTTACCTATAATACAAAGTAATTCGTTTACTAAAATTTTCTCTCCTGGTTGAGCTCCCTGGTACAACAAAATACCATCTTTATAGCTTTCCAGTTCCATTGTGGCTTTATCAGTCTCAATGTCTGCAAGTACGTCTCCTTTTTTTACTACATCACCCACATTTTTTTGCCAGGAAGCAATAACGCCTTCCGTCATGGTATCGCTCAAACGAGGCATTAATACTACTTCTTCCATTGCAGCAATATCCACTGTTGGAGCACTACTTGCTGTTGGCGCTGGTGCAGCTGCTGAAGCAGGTGCCTCAGTTGCTACAGGAGTTGCAGTTGCCGCTGAAGCAGCTCCGTTGCTCCCGTGAATTTTAATCAATTCACTAATATCTTCTCCTTGCTTACCAAAAATGGCAAGTAAATCGTTTACTTGTAGCTTTCCGCTATTGGGAGTACCTATATGCAATAAGACACCGTCCTGGTAGCTTTCCAGCTCCATTGTAGCCTTATCTGTCTCAATTTCTGCCAGAAGATCACCTTTTTTAACTGTGTCTCCCACGTTTTTATGCCATGCGGCAATTACCCCTTCAGTCATGGTATCACTCAATCGGGGCATTAATATCACTTCAGCCATTGTTCGTATCTGCTTTAAATGAGCCGTGAAATTACGTTAAAAATCAACTCAATTACTGCCCCTGTGCCAGACTGTAGGCTTTTTTATCGCCCCACATATTCAAAATTTCTGTTGAACATACTTTAAAATCAGCCGTAAGGCGCTTGTATAGTTCAACGATATCGGTCTGGGTCAGTGGTTGGTCACCCACACTCTCAAAACGACAACGGTACTGGTTTACCAAATTGGTGAACACCGAACCTTTAGGCCATACCTGGGTACCACGGTTACTGATAGTTACCAGTTTAAATAAATCAAAGGTATGCTGTAAACATTTATCTGCTACTATAGTAGGCTGTTCATTGCTTTCTATGAACATATCTACTCCAACAATAAATTCATTCATTTCCTCCTTGGATTCCAACATTGGGTTGTGCTCTAGTTTGAATACAGTTGGGGTGATGGCCGCATCATTCAATAGCGGTTTTGGATTGTGAGCAGGTTGCTTACCAAAGTTGGCAATAATGGCATTTGCAAATTCAGTGGTATTTAATGCAGTTGTGTTCTTATCACCAAAGTCACCTGTATGCTGACCAGATTCTAGGGTGTACAAGAGAGCATTCTCAATCATTGCTGCGGACTGCATCAATCCGAGGTGACGAAGCATGCCAAACCCACTTAACAATAAAGCTGTTGGATTCGCAATATTCTTACCAGCTATATCTGGTGCAGTACCATGCACTGCTTCAAATATGGAAATATGATCCCCAATATTAGCAGAAGGAGCAAATCCTAGCCCGCCTACCAAACCAGCGCAAAGATCGCTTACAATATCACCCTGTAAGTTAGTTAGTACCACCACATCAAATAAATCAGGGCGGCTAACTAGCTTCATACATAAATCATCAACAATTACATCATCCGCTTTTAGTTCCGGATATTCCTTGGCAATTTCATAAAACACTTCAAGGAATAAACCGTCAGTAAGTTTCATGATATTGGCTTTATGTCCGCAGGTAATTCTTCTGCACCCTTTCTTCTTAGCCATTTCAAATGCATAACGGATTACCTGAGCACTACCTGGACGTGTAATGAATCGTCTGCTCAATGCAACGTCGTTCGTAAGCATATGCTCAATACCACCATAAGTATCTTCAATATTTTCCCTTACAATCGTTATATCAATAGGCACTCCGGCTTTACTAAAAACAGTATCTACGCCATGTAGTGTCTGGAATGTTCTTTTGTTTGCGTAAGTATTCCATGTTTTGCGGGCAGTTACATTCACACTTTTCACTCCCTTGCCTTTTGGTGTTTCCATAGGCCCTTTAAATAATATACCCAATGACTCAATGGTTTGCTGCGCTTCCGGAGTCATCCCGTTGCTGTAGCCTTTGTCGAACACCCATTTTCCCATTTCAACTACCTGATATTCAAGGGGTACATTGGCGGCATTAAAAATGGACAAAACAGCGTCCATAATTTCTGGACCAATTCCATCTCCTTTAGCTACAGCAATTTTTGTCATAATCGTTAATTTTTGTGGTGCAAAAGTACAGCCGAATCAATGATTTTAAGCAATTATTCACAGGTTAATTTCTTAAAATAGACCATATAGAATGTTAATTTACCTACATTTACAATGATCAATAACAATATCTATGGTTTCTAAAATTTCAGCGGGAATTGAAATCACAGTAGAAGTTTTCTATCAGTCCGATTACAGTAATCCACTGAAAGGGGAATTCATGTTTGCCTACCGAATTACCATAGAGAATCACAATAAATTTTCGGTACAATTACTCAGAAGACATTGGTTTATTTTCGACAGCAACGCAGAACACAGGGAAGTAGAAGGAGAAGGGGTTGTGGGAGTACAACCGATACTAGCTCCCGGGGAGCAATATACCTACGTAAGCGGCTGTAATTTAAAAACTGAAATGGGGAAAATGCAGGGAACATATACCCTTATTAATCAATATTCGCAGGAAACATTTAAAGTGCCTATTCCAGCTTTTGATTTAGTAGCACCATCTAAAATGAATTAACCCTCAGCAATAGCAGGCTAACCTGGCTTGTATCTGGATTCTTCAAATAGTTTAATAGGGTCTTTTTTCATGAGCGAATCCATGCTAATCCCTTTATTCTTTGCAGCCCACTTTTTTACAATCTGCCAACCCACAAACTGACCAATATTTCCGGGAGAATCTTTTCCAAGCGCATTGGTAAAGGGTCCATCTGTCACGTATTCCCGAATCAGTTGCGGATCGGTTTTATACAACATGTCATTTTGAACAAAAAAAGCCCAAATATTTTTCTCATTGGAATAGCAGGCGTCCAGCTGTTTTTGCTGATACCCTATAATTAAAGAGTCTGCTGTTGATGGAAGTAAATGATCAGCCAAATAGATTCGTTTTCCTGATTCCACCATTTGAACAATCAATGGTTTTCCAAAATACTGACCAGGGTACAAATCCATCACAATCGCATTCATAGCACTTACCGGAATATACTCCGGCTCAAATCTTCTTGTAATATAAGCCGGGTATAATATTTGTCCCTGTTCGCTGGTATAAAGCGGATGGTCTTTGCCCATGAACAATTGTAATCCTATGGCAATGGCATCTTCCGTTATAATAGAAGCAAAACTGTTAACAGGCCCCACAAATGTGATGAGTTTTTTGGGCAGAACATACTGTGGAAAATAATATTTCACCAGCTGTAATCCATTTTTAATATTGCTGACTTCTTCATTTTGTTTTTTAAAGATAGCAGCACTGGATTTGTACAACGGTTGATACGCCTTATAAAAACCCTTGAGATCTGCTGCTTCTCTTTGTGGCATCAGTTCGAGGATATTGGAAAGAAAATCAGTTGTAAATCCTGGATATTTTTGATTCAGAGCCTGAATAGAAACTTCCAGCTGTGTGGTATCCATGGCAAAAAAATCATCTTCGAAATGTTGAACTTCAACAGCTAATTTAATATGAGATACATCCGGAGTGGCTTCCTGGTTGTTACAGGAGAGCAAACCTAGGGCTAGTCCAGATAACAGGAAAAATCTTTTCATATGCGAATTAACGGAAAGGATTGCCATCCTATTGTTAAATTGATGAAATTTGCAGCATGAAAATATTCATAGCCCAACAAAATTATCATATTGGCAATTTTGCACACAACACAGAAAAAATAATCGAAGCAATTAAAGTAGCCAAAGCTGCAGGCGGCGATTTGATTCTATTCAGTGAGATGACCGTTTGCGGATACCCTGCAAGAGATTTTGTTGAGTTTGAAGATTTCATTGAAAAATGCACGGAAGCGGTAAATATCATCAAGGAACACGCAGACACAATAGGCGTTCTGATTGGAAGTCCGGTTAAAAACAATCATCAGCGAGGCAAAGACCTATTTAATGCTGCTTACTTTTTATACGAAAAAGAAGTAAAAGCAATTGTACACAAAACGCTACTACCTACTTACGATGTTTTTGATGAGTATCGTTACTTTGAGCCTGCCTACGAATGGAATATCATTCCTTTTAAAGGCAAAAAACTCGCAGTAACCATTTGCGAAGACATCTGGAATTTGGGAGATAATCCTTTATACAGAGTTTGTCCAATGGACGAATTAATGAAATTCAATCCGGATATCATGTTGAATTTAAGCGCCTCTCCTTTTGACTACACCCACGATGAAGATAGGAAGGCGGTTATTAAAGCCAATGTGCAGAAATACAAGATTCCACTTTTTTACTGTAACGCAGTTGGCAGTCAAACGGAAATTGTATTTGACGGTGCTTCATTAGTATTTGATAAAGAAGCCAATTTAATGAAAGCGTTTCCGATGTTTGAGGAAGCATTGGATTTTGTTGAGTTAAACGACAACGGAAGCATCACCGGTCCTATCCTGGAACCTGCCAGCCGCATACCTGAAAAAGAATTAAATCCTACCAAACTGGAAGCTGAATTAAATATAGAGCAAGTATACAGTGCACTGGTTTCCGGCATCAGGGATTATTTCAATAAGATGGGATTTACCAAAGCCATACTAGGCTCTTCCGGAGGGATTGATTCAGCGGTAACACTAGCCATTGCCTGCGATGCACTGGGTGCTGAAAATGTAAGAGCCATTTTAATGCCCTCGCCCTACTCTACGGAACATTCTGTAAACGATGCAGTAATGCTCAGCAAAAATCTGAATAACCCGTACGATATTATAAAGATTGATACTGTTTACCAATCCTTTTTGCAAACACTGGATCCACTTTTTAATGGCCTGCCTTTTTCATTGGCCGAAGAAAACATTCAAAGCAGAAGCAGGGGTAATTTATTAATGGCAATTGCCAATAAATTCGGCTATGTATTGTTGAATACATCCAATAAAAGTGAATTGGCTACAGGCTATGGTACACTTTATGGAGACATGGCAGGAGGTCTTGGCGTATTGGGTGATTGCTACAAACTGCAAGTGTATGCACTGGCTAAATACATCAATCGTAATAAGGAAATCATACCGGTTAACATTATTGATAAAGCCCCAAGTGCAGAACTGAGACCCAACCAAAAAGACAGCGACAGCTTACCAGACTATGAAGTCCTGGATAAATTATTATACCAGTACATTGAAAAACGTCAGAGCCCCGCAAATATTAAAGCACAAGGATTTGATACTGCTTTGGTTGACCGAACTATTAAAATGGTTAACAACAATGAATATAAACGCAACCAGTTTTGCCCCATTATTCGTATTTCACCCAAAGCATTTGGTGTAGGACGAAGAATGCCAATCGTAGGTAAATATCTGAGTTAAAATTTTCTGGCTTTAGTCCTGTTTACTTAAAACCAATACTGGCACATGGCTGTGAAAAGCTAGTTTTTTGGTATGACTCGAAGAAAATATTCTCGCGAAAAAGTTGTGTTCCTTAGGTACGGTAATCACCAGGTCAACCCCCTGTTCATCAACGAACTGATTCACGCCATCCAGAAAATTTTTTGCATGGGAATAATAGTAGGTAGGATTCAGTTTATCCATTACTGTGTGAACGGCAAAACTTTCACCCATTACTGTCCCCGGGAATGTTTCCTCGAATTCAGTAGGTTCACCCTCAATATTGAAAACTGCCAAGCCCGCACCAGTTAATTGCTGAAATGCTGCTATCTGATTAACAGGAATGTATTTTTCTGCATCATTAAAATCACAAGCAAACATGAGTTTTTTAACCGGCTTGAAAACGGTATTGGCAGGAACAATAATCAATGGAACATTGGTGTTTTCTGCTACATGAACAGTATTGCTGCCTATCAAGGTTTCTTCCAATGCACCGCCACCGGTAACACCCATCACTACTAATTCAATTGGATTATTTTCCTGAAGGTCTTCCAAAGCGGAAAGAATAGAACCATAAACAGCCAATGTGTCAAAAATTAAATGGCTGTCTGCATATTTTACCAATAAATCAGACCTGAACTGCATCAGCCTGTTTTCTGCCGTTTCCCTGAACCCATCTACTTCCGGAATTTGAATGCCAGGCATCATGGGATCAATAGCAACAGGTATTTCATAAGCATGCAACAGAATGATTCGTTCTGCATGTACTTGCTTGGCAAAATGTACTGCATAGTCCGCTGCATTGCTTGCAGTTGCTGAAAAATCGGTAGGTAAAACAATGGTTTTCATGATTTGCTGATTTAGCATGAAGTTCCTACTAAATTTCAAGACAAAAAATGAAAAAAATCATGAATTATAAATTTTCTATGATTCCCGCAATCCCTTGTCCACCACCTACGCAAGCAGTCACCATCCCGTATTTTTTATTCAATCGCTTCATGTCATTCAAAAGTTGTACGGTTAATTTGCAACCTGTACAGCCCAATGGATGGCCTAAAGCAATAGCACCCCCGTTTATATTAACGCTGGAAGGATCCAGGCCTAATTCTCTAATAACAGCCAATGACTGAGAAGCAAATGCTTCATTCAATTCAATTAAATCAATATCAGCAAGGCTCATTCCAGCTTGCTTCAATACTTTAGGAATAGCTGCAACAGGTCCGATACCCATAATTCTGGGATGTACCCCAGCAGAAGCACAATTCACTAATCGTCCAATGGGTTGCAGCCCCAAAGAATTCATCATTCTTTCACTCATTACAATGGCAAATGCAGCACCATCGCTGGTTTGGGAAGAGTTACCCGCAGTAACTGAACCGTTAACCGCAAAAGCCGGCTTCAATTTTGAAAGCCCTTCTACAGTAGTTTCAGCTCTTAATCCCTCATCTGTATCAACCACATAAGAACGAATGGCTTTTTTACCTTTTTCATTTAAATAAGTTTCCTCAACCGTTATAGGTAAAATACCAGATTTAAAATAACCATTCTCAATTGCCTGTTTTGCCTTCATATGAGACTGATAAGCAAACTCATCCTGGTCTTCTCTCGATACATTAAACTCTTTGGCAACTGCTTCAGCTGTTAAACCCATACTTAGATAATAATCGGGTTCATCTTTCGCAATAGCATAAGAAGGAACGGTTTTCCATCCGGCAGTAGGTACCATACTCATGCTTTCTGTTCCACCAGCAATTATACATTCAGCCATGCCCGATCTAATTTTGGCGGTAGCAGTTGCAATACTTTCCAAGCCACTTGCACAATAGCGGTTGATGGTAATGCCAGCAGCATCAATACCCAGTGCTTTTGCTGCAATAATTCTTCCAAACTGTAAACCCTGTTCTGCTTCAGGCACTGCGTTTCCCACAATCACATCGTCCACCAGTTTGGTATCTAACTGAGGAATGGAAGCAACCAATCCCTTGATTACTTCTACAGCCAAATCATCAGGTCTGAAAAATCTGAATCCACCTTTCTTACTTTTCGTTACTGCGGTTCGGTAACCTGCTACAATGTAAGCTTCTTGCATAAACTGAATTTATTAGTATCAAATGTAAGAAAAAGGTTTAAAAGTTGTTTATGCAACTAAATTTTAAATGACCCTTTGGGGGTATTTTCGCAAAAACTTAAAGATTGTATACATTAATCAGAAATCTGTTATTCAAGGCGCCTCCTGAAAAAGTCCATTATTTTTCAATGAATAGCCTTAAAATAGCCACTTCTCTTGGCCTGGGGGATACTTTAATCAGAAACGCTTTTCAATACAAAGGAAAAGACCTAGAGAAAACCGTCATGGGTATACAATTCAAAAACCCTGTTGGGCTGGGCGCAGGATTCGATAAAAATGCAGCATATCTGCATGAACTAGAAGCATTGGGATTTGGATTTGTAGAAATTGGAACAGTGACGCCGAAAGCACAGGCTGGAAACGACCTACCCCGCTTGTTCAGACTACCTGCAGATCAAGCACTAATTAACAGGATGGGATTTAATAATGAAGGAGTAGCAGCCATTAAAAAAAGACTGGTTAATTGGAATAGCAGGGGAAAGAACAGCGAATTAATTGTTGGAGGCAATATTGGTAAAAACAAAGTAACCCCAAATGAGGAAGCCTGGAAAGATTACACCATCTGCTTTAAAGAGCTCCACAATGAGGTAGACTATTTTGTTGTGAATGTAAGCTCGCCGAATACGCCTGGGTTAAGGGAACTTCAGGAAAAAGATGCGCTTCGCAAAATATTCGGAGAGCTACAATCCCTAAATGCGGGTGAAAAAGTACCAAAGCCCATCTTATTAAAAATTGCACCCGATTTAACACAGCCACAATTGGATGACATTGTGGACTTATCCATGGAAATGCAACTGAGTGGCCTTGTTGCAACTAATACAACATTGGACAGAACCAATCTTAGTGCTATATCTGCTGCGTTGAGCAATGAAATTGGCATGGGCGGTCTCAGTGGCAAACCTGTCAAAGAAAAATCAACACAAATTGTCCGTTACCTTTCAGAACAAACCAGTGGAACCATTCCAATTATAGCCAGCGGTGGAATATTTACTGGGGAAGATGCAATGGAAAAATTAAAAGCAGGTGCATCTTTGATTCAGGTATGGACCGGATTTGTTTATGAAGGACCATCCATTGTAAAAAATATCTGCACTTACTTATCAAAAAATAAATAACCATATACATGGAGCAATTATTCACTACGGAAAGCTTAATTAGTTTTTTAATTCTTACCATTCTCGAAGTTGTACTTGGCATTGACAATGTAATTTTCGTGAGTATCATCATGAACAGAATGCCTAAAGCTTTTCACAAAAAAGCCCGGTTGATCTGGATGGTTACCGGTATAATTTCAAGAACCATACTGTTATTTGGATTAAGCTGGTTGCTTTCACAAAAAGGGAAGCCTGTATTCAGCGCAGCGGGAAAGGATTTTGACCTGGCTAGTCTGGTAATGTTGTTTGGAGGACTATTCCTGATATACAAAACAGTAAAGGAAATACACCACAAACTAGAGGGCGAAGAAGATGCACTGGCTGGAAGAAAATCAAAAGAACTAGGCATTGCTAGTGGTATTGCTCAAATCATTATGATAGACATGGTTTTCAGCTTTGATAGTATTATTACTGCTGGTGGTACAGCCAAACACCTCGAGGTTATGATTGCTGCTGTAGTCATAGCCATGATTATTATGTTCTTATTCAGTCCCAATATTTCGGCATTCATCCACAAACATCCAACACTTAAAATGCTGGCTTTATCCTTTCTGGTAATGATTGGAATGGTCTTATTGGTAGAAGGCTGGAATGCTGAACAGGCGCATGAATTGCATTTAAAGCACTATGTATATTTTGCAATGGCATTCTCCTTTATTGTAGAATTGTTAAACATGAAAGCCAGAAGAAAAACAGCGCCTGTTAAATTAAGAGAACATCATATTGAAGCTCCTCAGGAAGGGTATGCTGATCAGGCAAAATAGTCAGGTGGTTTACTACTTAACACAATAAAAAAGCAGGTGATTTTCCATCACCTGCTTTTCTTTTTTAAATCATTTATGCTTAGAAGTCAAAACCCAGTGCAAAATAATAAACAGGGGCTCCTTTAAATACTCCTTTCATAGGCCAGCCAGCATCAAACTTCATGAAGTAGCCTAACAAAGTACTTCTTACTCCAAATCCGTATCCACCTGCAAAAGGTCCAAGACCGCCTGCATCAATTCTTACCACAACCGGCGTTTGGTTATTGGTGATAACTTCTCCGGGACGCTTAATGCCATTGTATTTACCATTCCAAGCAGACCCAAGATCAACAAACTGTACCAACTGGAAATTACGCAGGAATGCATTGTTAACCGGTCTGTCAAAAAGCGTTGAAAACAAAGGCAGACGGAATTCACTGTTGATAACAAAAGCATTGTTACCATTTGCAATATTTTGACTGTATCCACGCATGTTTACAGCGAGAGACTGAAATGCATAGCTCTGATCAGCAGCAGGTTGATTTCCGTTATTAAATTTAGGTCCTATCCATCCGTCAACGCCACCCAGGTAATAAATTAATTTCTGACTGCCCCAAGAGAAGTCTGCAGCTACCCTACCTGCCCAGATAAAATTTCGGTAAATTTTATGATAGTATCTTCCATCAAAACCAAAATTCATGGTTGCTTTCCCATTATTCAAAGCTGTTTTCTGGGTAGGCATATTTATATCCATGTATACTTTATAACGAAGTCCGTTCCAAATATTTTGTGTTGGATTGATGGTATTGTCATGCACAAACTCAAGTCTGGATAAAACATATTTTGAAACCGTATCTCTGTATGCCAGCGCATTGGGATTGGGCTGACCTGCTACATTATCAAAAGACTTTAATACACCTCTGTCTGAGCGCACTCCTATTGTTGCTCTAATGCTTTTTACCTCATTAATCGGGTAGGTTATATTACCCTGATACAAATTGGTGTACAACATATTATTAAACTGGGTATTGTAGAAGTTGGTAATATTACTTCTGTAATAAGTAAGCCCCCAGTCCAGTTTTTTGCGATTGTTTTGAAAAGAGAGTAAAAGGTCTTTATCTGCAAGGCTGGTTCCAAAACGCATACCAGCAACAAATTTTACATCTTCCATCAAATCGCTTACACCAACACGGAAAGTAAAATTGAAGTCGTTGCCGTTGTTTAAACGAATAGGTCCAGCACCACCAGCATAAGGTTGATAGCGATTAATTAGAACATTATTAGAAAAACCGCCAAGCAAATAATCTGAACTAAACTTCAACCGGTAATCAAACAATTTAGACCTGGTAAGGCTAGATTGCCTTTGCTGCGGAGTTAAAACAGCATTCATCTTCACAGTTGTATCAGGCAACTCATCGGCAAATTCATTCTGAAACACAACCACTTTTTTAGTCGTATCATTGGCTGGTTTATTATTGTTGTATTGAATAGCTTTTCCTTCTGAAAGTTTTTTCTCGTCCAGTATTTTCTTTATGTATTCAGTATTCCTGGCAGTTACATTTCTTCTTGCTAAGGTCTGTTCATCTACTTTCAGTTTGTAAACAAATTTAAAATCACCCTCTCGTCTTACTTCACTTACCTGTCCATTATTTCCTGCAATTCTTGTTTCGAGTAAAGAACTTTGATAATTGGTAATCGGGAAAGTATAGGTAGAATCTTTATACACTTGGAAATAACTTACACTGTCTGGTTCCTGCTTTTGCCAGGCCATTAATGTAGAATCAAATTCCTTTGGTGCAGGATTGCGCAAAATTTCTTCGCCTATATAATACAAGGTATCTAATCCGTTTCGCTGAGTAGAGAAGAAACCAGCCCATCGGTTGGCAATACCATTCTCATCTGAAACAAATGTAAAATGATTCGTATTGTATTGCATTGGATATCGGGCATTTCCCAGTTTCACATTAGTCAACTGAGAAATTTGCTTTTCATTGCTGGTATTCAAAATATCAACCATGTAAATATTGAAAGGATAACGGCTGGGAAGCACGGTATCTTTATTGGGAGCATTGTTTCCCGGTCTGTTAGAGGAGAATATGATTCCTACCCTGTTAGGGAAGGAAACAATTGTAGGATCTAAATCATCATAAATATCATTGGTAATTTGAGTGGCTTTCTGCTCTTCTATTTTATAGGTATAAATATCCGCATGTCCGTTTTTTACAGCACTTAATACCAGTGTATTGGCATCCAGCATAAAACTTGCATCCAGAATCTGATCAAATCCATCAATGGTTTGCTTGAATCTTTTATAACGAGCAATTAAGTCATAAACAAACATATTAATCTTCCCTTTTTCCCAGTAAATCACCAAAAGACGGGTACCTTTTCCATCCCAGGCCATAATAGGGTAATTAGGATTCACATCCTGACCATTTGTTAAAACACCATTTTTCAGCAACACTTTTGCATCATAAAAATTCTCCATCAACTTTACTGTGTAGATGCCTTTTTTAAATTCAAGTACAGAATAGGTGTTGCTTCTGGGATTAGGATTTGCCTGGAATCGGAAATAATCTCTTTTCCCAATTTCTTCCGTAACAGTTAGTTGTCCCTTTAATTGGTTTCTGCGTTGACGAATATCCTTGATATAACGGTCCTGTTGAAATTGCATGAACTCATTTAATACTTCCTGGAATTTTTTCTTGCAAATTCTAAGACAGGCATTATTAATATTCTTATACATTCTTGCCAGGTAAAGCAGATAAGTAATGTTTTCTTTACGGTACTTTTCACCTATATAATTCCAGAAAGCATGACCTGCAAGTACTGGTTTTTCAAATGCAAACTGATAAAAGGAATTGTACCTGCCACTTAACATGGCACTTTTAAGCTCATCGTCTTTTTCTGTACTCCACGACTGGCCGGCATAAGACACATATCCATCAACCATCCATTTAGGAAGATCCAGCAATGCCTGATTACTGGCAAATTCCCCGATATCATCACCAAATAAAAGATTGTCTGTAAGAACTTTGGCAATGCCCTCTCTTATTTGTGTTTTTAGTTTATTGTGATTCCCGTTATAATAAACAATGATTTTATTATTTACCAATTTGGTTACCCCTCCGGCATTTTGCCAATCGGACCCCAATCCGATATTGCTGCTTTTGAAATCGTTATAGTTGTTGTAAACCACAATATTGGCCCTTCGCTGCAATGAATATTCCACAAAGTTTTCTATGGACTTTAATTCTTCCTCGGCTACCTGGCTAACAAATTTGCCCAGTTCAACACCTCCCTGCGTAACATAGGTATTAAAATTGGGCGACTGGTAAAATTTCCAGTTGAACTTCTGGTGTTGGATTCTATTCTTGCCAAATTCAACACTGTTTACCTGTGCCTTAAGCTCTGTTGAACCAAGGATTCCAAGAAAAAAAATGAGTTTACTGATTCTATTCAATTGCATATCCGAACTTTGGTCTTTAA is a genomic window of Sediminibacterium sp. TEGAF015 containing:
- the apaG gene encoding Co2+/Mg2+ efflux protein ApaG encodes the protein MVSKISAGIEITVEVFYQSDYSNPLKGEFMFAYRITIENHNKFSVQLLRRHWFIFDSNAEHREVEGEGVVGVQPILAPGEQYTYVSGCNLKTEMGKMQGTYTLINQYSQETFKVPIPAFDLVAPSKMN
- the gldB gene encoding gliding motility lipoprotein GldB yields the protein MKRFFLLSGLALGLLSCNNQEATPDVSHIKLAVEVQHFEDDFFAMDTTQLEVSIQALNQKYPGFTTDFLSNILELMPQREAADLKGFYKAYQPLYKSSAAIFKKQNEEVSNIKNGLQLVKYYFPQYVLPKKLITFVGPVNSFASIITEDAIAIGLQLFMGKDHPLYTSEQGQILYPAYITRRFEPEYIPVSAMNAIVMDLYPGQYFGKPLIVQMVESGKRIYLADHLLPSTADSLIIGYQQKQLDACYSNEKNIWAFFVQNDMLYKTDPQLIREYVTDGPFTNALGKDSPGNIGQFVGWQIVKKWAAKNKGISMDSLMKKDPIKLFEESRYKPG
- a CDS encoding NADP-dependent isocitrate dehydrogenase translates to MTKIAVAKGDGIGPEIMDAVLSIFNAANVPLEYQVVEMGKWVFDKGYSNGMTPEAQQTIESLGILFKGPMETPKGKGVKSVNVTARKTWNTYANKRTFQTLHGVDTVFSKAGVPIDITIVRENIEDTYGGIEHMLTNDVALSRRFITRPGSAQVIRYAFEMAKKKGCRRITCGHKANIMKLTDGLFLEVFYEIAKEYPELKADDVIVDDLCMKLVSRPDLFDVVVLTNLQGDIVSDLCAGLVGGLGFAPSANIGDHISIFEAVHGTAPDIAGKNIANPTALLLSGFGMLRHLGLMQSAAMIENALLYTLESGQHTGDFGDKNTTALNTTEFANAIIANFGKQPAHNPKPLLNDAAITPTVFKLEHNPMLESKEEMNEFIVGVDMFIESNEQPTIVADKCLQHTFDLFKLVTISNRGTQVWPKGSVFTNLVNQYRCRFESVGDQPLTQTDIVELYKRLTADFKVCSTEILNMWGDKKAYSLAQGQ
- a CDS encoding NAD+ synthase, which gives rise to MKIFIAQQNYHIGNFAHNTEKIIEAIKVAKAAGGDLILFSEMTVCGYPARDFVEFEDFIEKCTEAVNIIKEHADTIGVLIGSPVKNNHQRGKDLFNAAYFLYEKEVKAIVHKTLLPTYDVFDEYRYFEPAYEWNIIPFKGKKLAVTICEDIWNLGDNPLYRVCPMDELMKFNPDIMLNLSASPFDYTHDEDRKAVIKANVQKYKIPLFYCNAVGSQTEIVFDGASLVFDKEANLMKAFPMFEEALDFVELNDNGSITGPILEPASRIPEKELNPTKLEAELNIEQVYSALVSGIRDYFNKMGFTKAILGSSGGIDSAVTLAIACDALGAENVRAILMPSPYSTEHSVNDAVMLSKNLNNPYDIIKIDTVYQSFLQTLDPLFNGLPFSLAEENIQSRSRGNLLMAIANKFGYVLLNTSNKSELATGYGTLYGDMAGGLGVLGDCYKLQVYALAKYINRNKEIIPVNIIDKAPSAELRPNQKDSDSLPDYEVLDKLLYQYIEKRQSPANIKAQGFDTALVDRTIKMVNNNEYKRNQFCPIIRISPKAFGVGRRMPIVGKYLS
- a CDS encoding pyruvate dehydrogenase complex dihydrolipoamide acetyltransferase, yielding MAEVILMPRLSDTMTEGVIAAWHKNVGDTVKKGDLLAEIETDKATMELESYQDGVLLHIGTPNSGKLQVNDLLAIFGKQGEDISELIKIHGSNGAASAATATPVATEAPASAAAPAPTASSAPTVDIAAMEEVVLMPRLSDTMTEGVIASWQKNVGDVVKKGDVLADIETDKATMELESYKDGILLYQGAQPGEKILVNELLCIIGKDGLDVAGIVAAVKAGSGSTASVAAPATAAPTPAQATPASVAAPVSEPAVVNTGRIFASPLAKRIAAEKGIDLKYVKGSGDNGRITKIDIDQYTPATAVAASAPAAKSAAPAISNAVVGQVSFTDVPVSQMRKVIAKRLSESLFTAPHFYLTMQIDMDAAIAARTKINEVATVKVSFNDLVVKATAMALKKHPKINSSWMGDFIRYNDHINIGVAVAVDEGLLVPVVRFADSKSLSQIGAEVKDFAQRAKDKKLQPSDWEGSTFTISNLGMFGIDQFTAIINPPDACILAVGGISQEPVVKNGQVVPGNIMKLTLSCDHRVVDGATGAAFLQTLKQLLEEPVRMLV